The genome window GGAAAACGGCGCGCCTGCCTCCGACGCTGGTGAGGCGCAGAAGGCCATCGAGGAGCTTCAGGCCAAGGCCGATGGCTACCTCAACAACTGGCGTCGCGCCCAGGCCGACCTGGAAAACCTGCGCAAGCGCACCGAGCAGGAGAAGCAGGAGACGACGCTCTGGGCTGGCACGAACGTCCTCTCCGCCATGCTGCCCGTGATTGACGATTTCACCCGGGCGCTGGAGGCCATCGGCGCGGAGCAAAAGAAGGAGAAATGGTTCGAAGGCCTCTCCCTTGTCTACAAGAAGCTCCTCACCTCTCTCGAGGCGCAGGGCTTGACGGTCATCCCAACCGTCGGCCACGACTTCGATCCTAAGCTCCATGACGCCGTGATGCGGGTTGATGGCCAAGAGGGCAAGGTCATCACCGAGCTGCAGAAGGGCTATAAGTTCCGCGATCGCGTCCTGCGGCCGGCCTTCGTCGCCGTGGGCAACGGCGTCAAGGCATCCGGCGGCAAGGACGCGCCCGAGAAAGACGCGGCGGCCGACTAGGCGATGGTCCGCAAGAGCCTAGCCGCATATCTGCTCCTGGCGCTGGTCCTGTTTACAGCCTGCCGGAGTGATTCGGCCCGTGAGGCGCGCGGCCTCATCGTGAACGTCCGCGCCGAGTCCGTCGTCGAATGGGAGTCGCTCACGTTGCGCCTCTCCGGCGGCAAAGAGCTCACCTTCACGCGCGGCGCCGATGTTGACCTGCGCTTCTGGCGCGCCTCCCACCTCCGGGAGCACATGGCTGGCGCGCAGCCGGTCACCGTGCGCTACAGCGAGTCGAAAGGCCGTCTCGTGGCCACCGCGATCAGCGACTAGAGCTTCAGCAGATCCCGGATGCGCGGCTCCACTTCCGACGCAGGCGCGTACCCTTCGAAGCGGTCGAATATCTTCCCGTCCGCGCCGATGAGGAAGAGCCACGGCTCGCTGGGCAATCGCCACTGGATCACCGCGGCGCGGCCCTTCGCCTCTCCCTGGCCGATGAGCAGGAGATCGGGCCGCTCGAAGATTTCCACGTGGATGAAGTTCATCTGCGCGCCGTAGCGTTGCTTCAGTTCCTGAGCCACATCCAATTGCGGCCCGCACGTGCGCGTCTGGCAGAATGCCGGTGTGGAGAAAATAACCAACAGGGGCTTTTTCTGGGCTATCGCGTCGGCGATGGTGAGTCGGTAGAAGTCCGGGTCTCCCGGCGGCCGCTCGGAGGTCAGCTGTTCGATGGGCGCATCGGCAAGCGTCGCCTGGCGTGTCAGCGGCGCGGCGTCGCCCACGTTCGGCACATCCGCGCGCGCCTTCACGATGAATCGCCCCCTGTTGGAAAGACGCTGGACGCCGTCCTTCATCGCGATCGCCTCCACGTCCCATTTCCCCGGCGCATCGAAGGTCGGCCTGCCGGCATAGACAGGCTGCGCCAGGTTCAGCGTGTCGCCGAGCCACATGGCGGAGACTTCGCTTTTCACGGCGGTCGGCGTCGGGCCGTCTGTGTGGTAGAAGCGCAAGCGCACCTGTGCGCCGCCCACCGGCGAGCCTTGCGCGTCCAGCAACGCGACCACGAGGCGATTCGGGCCGACGACGGTGTCTGTTCCTGGGACGATGATCTGCAGCGGCGCTTCTCCAGGGGACTTCGTCGGCGATGAGCCGGAGGAGCCTCCGCACCCGGAGAGGGCGAGGACGGCAGTGAGGAGGAGTGCCAGGGGTACAAGGGCTGGAGAGTGGCGCATGAGGAGACTTTCAGCGAAGGTATCGTCCACCAGTATAACGAGCAAGGGCCGCTTCAGGTTTGGCAGGCTCAGTAGCTAGCATTTCCCTGAAAGCGTAGGAGGGCGGCCAACAGAGTAGATCGGCCGGATTCGGACACCGTTTGCCGGGTTACCCCAGAGAGGCTATCTGGAACCCCCTTGCTTGGCGTAAGAAAGTGCTGTACGATATCCTAAACGCGGTTCAGGTTTAGTGAAAAGTTAGTACAAAACCCAAGGAGGGCAATATGGTAGCAAAGCTGAAGGAAAACTCGTTCAATCTTCTGGGCAAAAGATGGTCTGCCCTCATCGTGAAGGACCTTATGAACGGCCCGCGCCGCTTCCGCGAGATCCTGAATGACATCGGGCGCATCAACGATAAAGTGCTCTCCCAACGCCTCAAGGAGCTCGAAGACCAGGGCATCATTGACCGCAAGGTCTACGCGGAAGTCCCCGTGCGCGTGGAATACAGCCTCACCGAGCGCGGCAGAGGCCTGGCCGGCGTGATCCATGCGATGCAGGACTGGGATACCGGGAAGATGCGAGAGGCCGCGCCCGTGGCGATGGCCGCCCCTGAGCCCACGCCCATCCGCCAGGAGCCTATCGCGGCCCCTGTGGCCGTCGTCGCGGAGCACACCGCGCCGCCCGTGGCCGCCCAGGCAGCGCCGACTCCCGTGGTGGCCGAGGCGCCTAAGGTTGAGCCGCCGACGCCATTCCGCCAGCCGAGCGCCGAGTCGCATCCGCCCATGAGCTCGCCGATGGACGATAGAGGCCAACAGCATAAGTCGTTCTGGAAGCGCTTCGGCCTCTAGTTCGTAGATTCGCATAGGCTGTGCTATCCTGGGGGTACCCCACCTGAGGTACCCCCTTGGATTTTCTTGGGATAGGCCCCCTCGAATTCGTGCTCATCGCCATCGTCTTTCTGGTGGTCATGGGCCCGGACAAGTTGCCCGTCTACGGGCGCAAGCTCGGCGAATTCATCGGCCGGGCGCGGCGCACGGTGAACGAGGCCAAGGACGCCCTCACGGAAGAGACCAGGGATGTGGAACAGGGGGCCAAGGGCGTCGGCGAGAGCGTGCGCAAGACGGTGGACCTGCCGCCGTCCCCGGACTTCGACCTGACGTTCAATTTCGACCCAGAGCCCGGCAGCCGGGGCGCGTCCGCCGCGAGCGATGCCGCCAAGGGCAAACCCGGCGGCGGCGCGAGCGCACGCTGACGTGATGCGCGATGCCTGACCAGGAGATGTCACTCATCGGCCATCTGGCCGAGCTGCGCCGCAGGCTGATGATCTGCGCCGTGGCGCTCATCGCCGGCCTTGTGGTGGCCTTTGTCTTCCGCAGGCAGATCATTGACATCCTGCGCGAGGCGGGCGACAACCCTGACCTCTACTTCACCACGATCACCGGAGGCACGGAGACTGTCCTGCGCGTGGTCCTCTATGGAGGGCTTGTGGCGGCGATCCCCGTCTTCGTGTATCAAGCGATACGCTTCCTCGCCCCGGCCCTGGGGCCGGGACAGCGGAAGTACCTCTACATCACACCGGGGGTCCTGGGCCTGGCCTTTGCAGCAGGCGCCGCCTTCGCCTACTTCATCGTCGTGCCGCCGAGCATCCGCTTCCTCTTGAACTTCGGCGAGGATGCCGGGTTCACGTCCCTGCCGACGGCCGATAGCTACATCAATCTGGTGGTGGCGCTGATGTTCTGGATGGGCGTCTCCTTCGAGCTTCCTTTCGTCATGTATTTCCTCTCGCTCCTGGGCATCACCACGCCTAAGTCGTACACGGGCTTCCGCAGGCCCTGGATCGTCATCGCGGTGGTCCTCGGCGCCGTCATCACGCCCACCTTCGACCCGATCAACCAAGCGCTCGTGGCCGGGCCCTTCATCGTCCTCTACGAGGTGGGCATCCTGCTCTCGCGCTTCGCCTGGCGGGGGAAGCCCCTGCCTGCCGCGTAGCCGGGAAAAAGAAAGAACCCCTCGTATGACGCCGAGGGGTTCTTGAGAGAAGCCGTGTTGTGAGAGCTTAGTGCTGCGTGATCTTCTTGTTCTCGTCGCTGGTGGTCTTCGCAGCAGTCGTTGCGGACTTCTCCGCCTTCTCGTCATCGGCGTCGCGCACGCCTTTCTTGAACTCTTTGATGCTCTGGCCGATGGCGCGTCCCATGGCGGGCAGCTTCGTCGCGCCGAAAAGGAAGATCAAGATGCCGAAGATGATGAGGCCTTCTACCCAGCCGATGCGCATCGCGAACCTCCAGTCGTTCCGTCGCTACAGACGCCACACCTGGATATCATACGCCCCTGCCCGGGTCACGGTCAATGAATCGCTCCCCCGTGTCCGGAGGGGCCTCTGAAGGGAAAAACGTGCTATCATGGCCTTCGTTAGCCTATATCTGAAGCTAGCTATCTTGCGCATACGGAGCATATCTGGTGGATACAAGGGAACGAGTCTGCATCTTCATAGACGGCAGCAACCTCTACCACAGTCTTGAAGAGAACTGCAACCGCGCCGACCTGGACTTCAACGCCTTTATCACCAAGCTGACCAAGGGGCGCCACCTCTACCGGGCCTACTACTACAACATCCTGCAGGACCCGGAGCGGAGAGGCCCGGCCTACCAGGAACAGCAGAAATTCCTCGCCAGCCTCTACGCCGTTCCGCGCCTGGAGGTTCGCCTGGGCACCAGCAAGTACCGCGGGG of Chloroflexota bacterium contains these proteins:
- the grpE gene encoding nucleotide exchange factor GrpE; the protein is MSAPEPRSEPNEAAPQENGAPASDAGEAQKAIEELQAKADGYLNNWRRAQADLENLRKRTEQEKQETTLWAGTNVLSAMLPVIDDFTRALEAIGAEQKKEKWFEGLSLVYKKLLTSLEAQGLTVIPTVGHDFDPKLHDAVMRVDGQEGKVITELQKGYKFRDRVLRPAFVAVGNGVKASGGKDAPEKDAAAD
- a CDS encoding helix-turn-helix transcriptional regulator, encoding MVAKLKENSFNLLGKRWSALIVKDLMNGPRRFREILNDIGRINDKVLSQRLKELEDQGIIDRKVYAEVPVRVEYSLTERGRGLAGVIHAMQDWDTGKMREAAPVAMAAPEPTPIRQEPIAAPVAVVAEHTAPPVAAQAAPTPVVAEAPKVEPPTPFRQPSAESHPPMSSPMDDRGQQHKSFWKRFGL
- a CDS encoding twin-arginine translocase TatA/TatE family subunit, with translation MDFLGIGPLEFVLIAIVFLVVMGPDKLPVYGRKLGEFIGRARRTVNEAKDALTEETRDVEQGAKGVGESVRKTVDLPPSPDFDLTFNFDPEPGSRGASAASDAAKGKPGGGASAR
- the tatC gene encoding twin-arginine translocase subunit TatC, giving the protein MPDQEMSLIGHLAELRRRLMICAVALIAGLVVAFVFRRQIIDILREAGDNPDLYFTTITGGTETVLRVVLYGGLVAAIPVFVYQAIRFLAPALGPGQRKYLYITPGVLGLAFAAGAAFAYFIVVPPSIRFLLNFGEDAGFTSLPTADSYINLVVALMFWMGVSFELPFVMYFLSLLGITTPKSYTGFRRPWIVIAVVLGAVITPTFDPINQALVAGPFIVLYEVGILLSRFAWRGKPLPAA
- a CDS encoding twin-arginine translocase TatA/TatE family subunit — its product is MRIGWVEGLIIFGILIFLFGATKLPAMGRAIGQSIKEFKKGVRDADDEKAEKSATTAAKTTSDENKKITQH